In one window of Ananas comosus cultivar F153 unplaced genomic scaffold, ASM154086v1, whole genome shotgun sequence DNA:
- the LOC109704734 gene encoding serotonin N-acetyltransferase 2, chloroplastic, which translates to MHSHSFLRTLPFPTHSPKPFLALAAASSSSSGSGFELSVSDAELASRGFAVRRDAEGLDVGALNDVFARVGFPRRDPARLRRALAAGGAGGAVVWVAPSPPASAAPVAFARATGDGVFNAVVWDVVVDPSHQGLGLGRAVVERVVAELRRKGVGNIALYAEPRVVGFYRPLGFAADPDGIRGMVYSRKNQKRNR; encoded by the coding sequence ATGCACTCCCACAGCTTCCTCCGCACCCTCCCTTTCCCCACCCACTCCCCCAAACccttcctcgccctcgccgccgcctcctcctcctcttccggCTCCGGCTTCGAGCTCTCCGTCTCCGACGCGGAGCTCGCGTCCCGCGGCTTCGCGGTGCGGCGCGACGCGGAGGGCCTCGACGTGGGCGCGCTCAACGACGTGTTCGCGCGCGTCGGCTTCCCCCGCCGCGACCCCGCGCGCCTCCGCCGCGCCCTCGCcgccggcggcgccggcggcgccgTCGTGTGGGTCGCGCCCTCGCCGCCGGCGTCGGCGGCGCCGGTGGCGTTCGCGCGGGCGACGGGGGACGGGGTGTTCAACGCGGTGGTGTGGGACGTGGTGGTGGATCCGTCGCACCAGGGGCTGGGCCTGGGCCGCGCCGTGGTGGAGCGCGTCGTGGCGGAGCTCCGCCGCAAGGGCGTCGGCAACATCGCGCTCTACGCCGAGCCCCGCGTCGTCGGCTTCTACCGCCCCCTGGGCTTCGCCGCCGACCCCGACGGGATCCGCGGCATGGTCTACTCCCGTAAAAATCAAAAGAGGAACCGATGA